The genomic interval ATGtacacaatacaattatattaacTGTGTGAACAGTGTATGCATACTTAGCCCACATGGTCAAATTTGTCATTTTTTCAAATTCCTTTTTAGCACAACTTGAAACATACTCAAATATAAACTTCGCGAATATGTTTATCCATTTGGGTATGAATAAATATCGATAATACTTAAAATTTCTCAAaaccatttgttttattgaaagaCTGATTAACACAATTGGTAAGATGACATCAGAATTCTAGACATGTACGCAACTCGTTTGTAATTGGAAAGATGAAATTGGCAAGGATTGACAGCGATGTCAAGTCTAAGAAAATGAAATAGCGATTTAAAACAAAGCCTTCACGTTAAGACAATGCGTTTCTTTAAATTTCTTATCAAGAGTAAATGTGTCTCACTTTTTAAGCGATAATTATTACAATTTCATTAATTTGAGGCATATTTAAGTATGAcctatttaaacaatgtttttgtaAAAATTACCTTTTTTATCCTGTGTATTAATGCACCAAGAACACTATGTTATGTGTCTACAActacttattttgtgaaaatctgTTTTCAAAACATGCAATATCTGACCCGTTAGATAGTAAAACAAATAATCAGTACAGATAAAGTCTAGAAAGTTTAGGCATGCTATGTAAATATCGATCAGTGACTAATCCATATCAACCTTAACACGTTACGAAAGATAAAGTCACAAATCTGGTCTGTTCAGTGTTATACTTAAACGATGGACTACGTGCAGAATTACGAGCCCGATTCAATTCGAAAACTGTTAAAACAACAGGTTGCAGAACAAAGTAAGGTCTGCGATGTTACCCTTATATCTGGGAGATGGGTAAGTTTTacatcttattttatttatttacaacaatttattacacttctgctactgctactaatatcACAAGGACTAAAATGACTGAAACTAATACCATTACAACTagtagtactgctactactagaactactactacttctactactacaactacaacaaaaactactactacaacaactacttctactactactactactactactactactactactactactactactactactactactactactactaccactactactactactacaacttcttctactactactactagtacttctactactactactactactactactactactactactactactactactactactactacttctactactactactactactactactactactactactactactactactactactactactactactactactactagtactactacttctactaccactactactactactactactactacgactactactactactactactactactacttctactactactactactactactactactactactactactactgctactactactactactactactacttctactactactactactactactactactactactactactactactacttactactactacttctactactactactctactactactactactactactactactactactactactactactactactactactactactactactactactactactactactactactactactactactactactactactactactactactactactactactactactactactactactactactactactactactactactactactactactactactactactactactactactactactactactactacgacgacacgacgacacgactagacgacgactacgactagacgagacgacgacgacgacgacgagcgACAGGGGGCGACTACTACGAAGACGACGACAGactacgacgacacgacgacacgacgactacTAGGGACTCGACGAcgcgactactacgactactactactactactactttactcgTACAAACTAACAACTACTATATCCGTTTACTtcttatactattactactactaccattacttactactactactactactactactaactactactaactactactactactactcactacttcTGTGCTACTACTATAACATAATAATTACTTCGTCTATCACTACCCGCCGCGACTGATTAAAAAAACTAATGGTGGTAGATGTTTGTGTGGTTTCTTTTTTTAGACAAAACGGTATCATCTACATGTTTTAATGGAAGCCCCATTCTTCCAGCAGGCGTTTTACAACAATTTTCAAGAACGTAATTTtggtatgttttatatttatttcttgaacatgagagttatatatatatatatatatatatatatatatatatatatatatatatatatatatatatatatcataaacgCATTCGTGAAATTAATTGGTAGAAAAAATAcccatgtttataaataaatgtatatattcgATTCATGGTAGTTTGTTGTGGTAAACTATCATGCATTTTTAATCATATCACTTTATTGATATCGGTCTGATATAAAggtgcttgatatatattttgatatttcgTCAACAAGTATGATATCTGTTAATGTTTGGTAGTGGGTTATTTACTCGAAATAAACTATTAAGTTCTAATGTTTGGTAATATTGAATAAGATTGTACATAACAATCAATGTAATAACAAGATGTTATATATCTagacacaaaaagcaacaaaaacaacaagaaaacatAGCTCATAAATAGTTAGCGAAAGTGCTTTTGTGGCCATGAGAACAACAACTCAAGCGCCATACAACGTGTTTATTCCCGATAAAAATGCAGCGTCGTAGCGAATATATTTCATTATTACTTTACCTTACAAATGAGGTCTTAGAGGTATGGTACACACATAACAGATTACTGCACAATTATTGCGTAGTCTATCAGGCTTAGTAATAAAACGGCGGCTAGGCAAGCCTTGCCATTCTTTTAGTCTAAGCCAAACCTGATACAATACATACGATAAGGCGGTAAACTGTTATTCTCGTTGTGTGCAGGTTCAACATTTTTATCGAAAAAATAGTATCAGTATACCGGGTATCTTTACCCAatgatttttatattgttttttgacagGTGCGGTTCAATTGCATATCGGATCTCCTAGAACAATCGACATGGCCATTATGTATTTGTATGGAATTTGTCCGGAACTAAACATGAAAAACATCGCAATATTGCTAGACTTAGCTGAGTTTTTTCTACTACCAAACTTGAAAATGCTTTGTTTTACGTGGCTTGAAAAAGTAGCATTATCAGAAGCGAATGTTGTTGACATTTTACACATGTGCTCGATTTACGGGTTGAACATTCCAGAAGTAGAACTATTCATCGAGCAAAGATTGTTAAAGCTTTTAAATGGCGATCATTTGCTGACTCTGTCTCCGGAATCAGTAGCGATTTTGTTTTCTGATCAACGACTCTCTTACGTACCGATCGATTTAAAGATTAAGTTTATATCCCAATGGATACGACAAAGACAAAATACTAGAATGGATCAGGTCGCCGAATTGATGGCTTCGATCGACATTCCTCGAATGCTTCTAGAGAAAAGACAACAATCTAATCATCAGGAACATTGTCTGATAACATATCAGCCATTCACGTTTGATTTCAAAGTGTTGgcatattgttttattgacaggCAATGGTACAACTTACAAATCCCTGCTAAATTTAAAATTACAACAGTCTGCAACAACTTACGCATCTTTGCTGAATTTAACAGCACAATATTCTGCAAAGGTAATTCTTTTGTGGATGGGTGCCATTTTATTACCTATGACGACGCAGAGAAAATTGTGAAAGTCCATGACTTAGAAAggaatataacaaaacaaattgcaGTAGAATACTTCAAACCACCTTTTGAGATAATTTATAGTAAACTTGTGATAAAAAATGGCATTTGTTATTTAATGCAAACAGAACACAACAACAGTCAGAACAGCAAATCGACTCTTCTGATGAGTCCTATAACACACATTTGTGAAAAAGTGCGTTTGAATCCAGTTCTTTTCTTTAAAGGAAAAGTGTTTAAATGGTGTGTGAATTCGTCAAAGTTGGTTGCCATACTGATAATTACCGATGCAACTAACGACACTTGCtctaaaaatatcaaaactaattTACTAGTATACGATCAATCCTCATCAAGTCGTTTTGACGTTACACATCTATTAGAAGATCCATCGGAGATGTTGGAGGTTTATGGTATAGAGCAAGGATTTGCAGTCGTTGACGGCTGTCATATTAGCCTTATAAGGCTTCAGCACGGTTCGAGTGCATTGGCCCGATTATCTATGATGCATGTTCAAGGTGAAGGGAGGTTTAGTTATGCTTTCATTGACAATAATTGTTATCGATTTTCATCTACAGACCGTACACTGGAATGGACAAACAGCAGCAATTTACTTGAACACTACGCAATAACAACACAATGGGGCATAGTCGCAATACCAAAAGAtataaaatttgatttattttcatttaaaaacattgcGCATATGAGCCTTAAAAGGACAAAGCTTATGTGCCATTTCAATTGCCCACATTGTGAGCTTAAAGATGAGGAAGCAGAAAAAGAATGGGGTTTAGAAGTCAAGTCGCTAGATTTTCAGACATGCAAGAACAGTATCACGGATTCCGACTCTGATGATTATTTTCTAGACAAATATTGTAATAACGTTTTATAAACATAGACCCAATTTCAATTACCGTATCGATATGTGTTATatgaacatttgtcccatttgGAGTATTCGAAAACTATGCatgttttatataacaaattatatttgTGCACGTATTGTTCGCTCTGGTGTAAAGCCTATGTACATGACGCTTGCCAAGTTTCTTAAGCATGCTGCTAAATGCATATTCGTCTAAAACGTTTAAATTATTCTAAAAGTAATTGTCTAATTTGTTGGTAATAATGCGTGTTATATCTGAAATAATACAAAGATAAACAAATGCCGCTGATTCCTCTTGAGAAGTGTATCCTATAAAAAAAGGTTTCAATTACTTCAGTTTCAGTTTGTTTGCAGTTAATTGACttataaaaataatgttcaaaaatACTATGTCTTTGAAATTTATCGCCGGGTCGGCGAGCTTAGTTGGTAGGACGCCGGACTACAAAACGAGTTCGTTGCACAAGCCGAccacatatttattttcattggtCATGAAATATTTGCTACGGCCATTCTCTCCCTGCCTTTAATTAAAAAAGGCGCAGTTGAAAGTTACTCTCTTAAGTATGTCTGAATGAAAGTGTAATTCTACaatgcaaataattaaacaattcaaCAAGGTGGCATTCAGTCTGTAAGCTCAAACTTCCGATGTAATGAAATATGATGCATGCATATCACCCATAGTCCACAGTACACTATTTTGTCGACGTAGCTGATTAATACAACTTGGTGTCCCACACATTCGCCAATTTCTTATTTCCGACATTACTCTACCACCAAGCGTTTATACTAAGATGATGAGTTCTCATGTTTTTGACAATtttcttttgacattttttatgtTAATGATCGTCAGAAAGTCACAAAATATGTAGCTACTTGTACTCTTCCCGTATGTGAAACCTGTAACTTCTCAGTTAGCAACATCGTTTATCTAtactttatattttcaaaatgaacattggaaatttattatataagcaaACGTTCTTTTCGTGTAAATGTTTATCCTAAGGCATTTCTAATTTCGCATcattcattaaattctttatggGCTACACATTTTCAAAAAAGCATTGTCTAAATGCTATGCGGCATCTAGAGGACGTTTATGAAAGATCACTGCTTTTATTTAGAGGATCTATAAAATATACCTTTTGGCATGTACATCTTCACTAAGCGTAGCAATAATCAATCATAAACTCTTTTTGAACGTATGATCGATTTTGGTAAAGACATTCATCAATTATGATTAGCTATGTAACCTTTATAACGCGTTAAAATCAATCAGAGAGGGTCTTGATTAAAAGATAGGCACAACATAGTGGTTCGAGCACGTAAATCATGTACTGAAGTGCTCCCATAACATAAATCTCTAATTTATAGACATGATATTACGTTATTTTTCGAAAAACGCAGAGTATATCTTAATTAAACATTCCGCAAAAGCTGGCCAAGTGTTTACATGAATAACTTGAAACTGCGAGACATTCAAACTTAAAATGATACGCACCATGGTTTATTGCATGGAGGTTATATCGgtcaaatgaattatttaaatgaattaactTTAAACTTTATTGTAGAAAATGTTCATAACGaacaaaatgattaaatcatgtcagcattaattttgcattaaaaaatggTGTTAACTGTCATAATTTGTATCTAAAGAACGTTTTCCATTTGAAGCATATTATCGCGCTAGAAGATATTTAATTTCTGTAAATAGCCATAACTGGATCATAGTTATAAATCTTCAATAAATATACGCATCATAAATTGCATATCGAATCGCACACAAATTGACAGTTTCATTCACCCTTGTAATTATG from Dreissena polymorpha isolate Duluth1 chromosome 1, UMN_Dpol_1.0, whole genome shotgun sequence carries:
- the LOC127850630 gene encoding uncharacterized protein LOC127850630 isoform X1 — encoded protein: MDYVQNYEPDSIRKLLKQQVAEQSKVCDVTLISGRWTKRYHLHVLMEAPFFQQAFYNNFQERNFGAVQLHIGSPRTIDMAIMYLYGICPELNMKNIAILLDLAEFFLLPNLKMLCFTWLEKVALSEANVVDILHMCSIYGLNIPEVELFIEQRLLKLLNGDHLLTLSPESVAILFSDQRLSYVPIDLKIKFISQWIRQRQNTRMDQVAELMASIDIPRMLLEKRQQSNHQEHCLITYQPFTFDFKVLAYCFIDRQWYNLQIPAKFKITTVCNNLRIFAEFNSTIFCKGNSFVDGCHFITYDDAEKIVKVHDLERNITKQIAVEYFKPPFEIIYSKLVIKNGICYLMQTEHNNSQNSKSTLLMSPITHICEKVRLNPVLFFKGKVFKWCVNSSKLVAILIITDATNDTCSKNIKTNLLVYDQSSSSRFDVTHLLEDPSEMLEVYGIEQGFAVVDGCHISLIRLQHGSSALARLSMMHVQGEGRFSYAFIDNNCYRFSSTDRTLEWTNSSNLLEHYAITTQWGIVAIPKDIKFDLFSFKNIAHMSLKRTKLMCHFNCPHCELKDEEAEKEWGLEVKSLDFQTCKNSITDSDSDDYFLDKYCNNVL
- the LOC127850630 gene encoding uncharacterized protein LOC127850630 isoform X2, whose translation is MGAVQLHIGSPRTIDMAIMYLYGICPELNMKNIAILLDLAEFFLLPNLKMLCFTWLEKVALSEANVVDILHMCSIYGLNIPEVELFIEQRLLKLLNGDHLLTLSPESVAILFSDQRLSYVPIDLKIKFISQWIRQRQNTRMDQVAELMASIDIPRMLLEKRQQSNHQEHCLITYQPFTFDFKVLAYCFIDRQWYNLQIPAKFKITTVCNNLRIFAEFNSTIFCKGNSFVDGCHFITYDDAEKIVKVHDLERNITKQIAVEYFKPPFEIIYSKLVIKNGICYLMQTEHNNSQNSKSTLLMSPITHICEKVRLNPVLFFKGKVFKWCVNSSKLVAILIITDATNDTCSKNIKTNLLVYDQSSSSRFDVTHLLEDPSEMLEVYGIEQGFAVVDGCHISLIRLQHGSSALARLSMMHVQGEGRFSYAFIDNNCYRFSSTDRTLEWTNSSNLLEHYAITTQWGIVAIPKDIKFDLFSFKNIAHMSLKRTKLMCHFNCPHCELKDEEAEKEWGLEVKSLDFQTCKNSITDSDSDDYFLDKYCNNVL